The following are encoded together in the Diachasmimorpha longicaudata isolate KC_UGA_2023 chromosome 3, iyDiaLong2, whole genome shotgun sequence genome:
- the Salm gene encoding homeotic protein spalt-major isoform X7, producing the protein MSRRKQARPSRANLEEEGGARNNPLECSEETTQDENETGSESEEVPRVPIEDPVDLTSNRSHQEDDDDREELPMEEDEEELPVDEAFEQEEDEEGTRKQMRNRQDAENNNSFIEGGTSGGAFAPAAGCTSHVTLEALQNTKVAVAQFAATALSSGADPEAALQDLALLQSTLYTLQHQQVFQLQLISQLQQQLSITHGPGASGQQLLADGDSKESTTETPSPTIHPKPLANLTSPPTSHPPSHHSHHMTTSTVSVTTSTSPVTVTSGFTQERPGSSSVSPIGITLPSTNISTTSSTTPTTTVDTSCTTNSTSTTTTLSHHIPPSLCSISSSLASTIITNNDPLPLNEPNTLEMLQKRAQEVLDNASQGLLANNLADELAFRSGKGSRLSPYDSKSSGGRGEPFFKHRCRYCGKVFGSDSALQIHIRSHTGERPFKCNVCGSRFTTKGNLKVHFQRHTAKFPHVKMNPNPVPEHLDKYHPPLLQQLAASGQRPLPSPPPPPSGPTGPPTSASNLPHHAPYHPSTGHGFIPPQPPLPLSLALPAAAAAIAAGIPNLYHRVPMIPRPDGQDQDIPENLSKVIQNSSVTTATTASPSSPIHSPRPPTPLANNTTPTQIQSFLPDRDDIIKREHRASPVIEPRPPSQGNEPLTISLKKEPEELEETIEEETEEFEPSSPRSRYLDQPHLMTSPQPTPDRIIHTQQNYEDCSMDSSKASGRLEGEDEEADEEMEEQPENLSGRGSSRLGPQVGNYHPSGASPASSTASSGSLQTSFAGLLFPQVTSGPPIQTMPPHLASAPHHPPGVNVSESMIVDPARDPAIYSSLLPRPGSNDNSWESLIEITKTSETSKLQQLVDNIEHKLTDPNQCVICHRVLSCKSALQMHYRTHTGERPFKCKICGRAFTTKGNLKTHMGVHRAKPPLRVLHQCPVCHKKFTNALVLQQHIRLHTGEPTDLSPEQIQAAEVNEFPPGYPPHPLASFLPGGFPSLHPPHGAFPMGFPPSRHPGMERHHHDNEIDVKDLRPQMPNIQMNQQRYMDESEDMDDQEEPDDDERREQEDMCGDESRERQIETGDIEEDNETEKNETKESSIPNFSTSLAALENQVRTITTMASVDPTSPLDRYNSSEKSNSPPSSVAGTPLDLTPRASSTPGSVVSTSTPPPPPPPPPPSTTLQHHPHPFGMFAGLLQAVSSSPSSVSSIQTSGGPINSIASMNNPGNGGNGGALASLTTSAVLAASSTYNPLGLAVGGPAVRGNTTCNICYKTFACNSALEIHYRSHTKERPFKCTICDRGFSTKNDDNVRTCKCVDQHRASVPNAKSRSRRNEERNRGRTGNGGGRVALTSTSNVHLPPRMPAALGLLTSNHLLLGNMKQHMLTHKIRDMPPHLFGDSKTPQGGQQPQTPQHNQDQENSQSSVCTDESSLPPPPPPPPPPLPPPPSPMPPINESPMPVKRSPTEGDLPAPKRPSMSSKHLCQVCNKNFSSSSALQIHMRTHTGDKPFRCTVCQKAFTTKGNLKVHMGTHMWTNGASRRGRRMSLDLPPLPITPKDSEFLQRRPDLFYPYLPGPFLNGVQQKVRSRHDHVIAERDISDTK; encoded by the exons AAGACGAGAATGAAACGGGTTCAGAGAGCGAAGAGGTACCCCGTGTACCGATCGAAGATCCCGTAGACCTGACATCAAATCGTTCCCACCAAGAAGACGATGATGATCGTGAGGAACTACCAATGGAGGAAGACGAGGAGGAGCTGCCAGTTGACGAGGCGTTTGAACAAGAGGAGGACGAAGAGGGCACCCGTAAACAAATGAGAAATCGTCAGGATGCTGAGAATAACAATAGTTTCATCGAGGGTGGTACATCGGGTGGTGCATTTGCCCCAGCCGCAGGATGTACAAGTCACGTTACCCTCGAGGCCCTACAAAATACTAAAGTAGCTGTAGCTCAATTTGCTGCAACAGCATTATCCAGTGGAGCTGATCCCGAAGCAGCACTCCAGGATCTAGCACTCCTCCAAAGTACATTATATACATTACAGCATCAGCAGGTATTTCAGTTGCAATTAATAAGCCAGCTGCAACAGCAATTATCGATAACCCATGGTCCAGGTGCCAGTGGACAACAATTGCTGGCCGATGGTGACAGTAAAGAATCAACAACGGAAACTCCATCACCAACAATTCACCCAAAGCCACTGGCAAATTTAACATCCCCACCCACGTCACATCCCCCAAGTCATCATTCTCATCACATGACGACATCAACAGTATCAGTAACAACGTCTACATCACCAGTGACAGTGACCTCGGGTTTTACCCAAGAACGGCCAGGCTCAAGTAGCGTATCACCTATCGGTATAACCCTACCATCAACCAATATATCAACAACATCGTCAACTACACCAACAACTACAGTAGATACCTCATGTACGACAAATTCAACGAGTACAACAACGACACTTTCCCATCACATACCACCATCGTTGTGCTCAATAAGTTCATCCCTAGCATCAACAATAATAACGAATAATGATCCACTACCACTCAATGAACCAAATACCCTCGAGATGCTTCAAAAACGTGCACAAGAAGTACTGGATAATGCAAGCCAGGGTTTACTCGCCAATAATCTTGCTGATGAATTAGCATTCAGAAGTGGTAAAGGATCACGTTTATCACCGTACGATTCAAAATCATCGGGTGGACGTGGTGAGCCATTCTTCAAGCATCGTTGTCGCTACTGTGGCAAAGTATTTGGCAGTGATTCCGCTCTCCAGATACATATACGATCCCATACAGGTGAGCGTCCATTTAAATGCAACGTATGTGGAAGCCGTTTCACCACCAAGGGCAATTTAAAGGTTCACTTTCAGCGTCACACTGCCAAATTTCCACACGTTAAAATGAATCCCAATCCTGTGCCTGAACACCTCGACAAGTATCATCCACCACTGCTCCAACAGTTGGCGGCCTCTGGCCAAAGACCCTTACCATCGCCACCACCGCCACCATCAGGACCAACAGGTCCACCAACATCGGCCAGTAACCTACCACATCATGCCCCATATCATCCCTCAACAGGGCATGGTTTTATTCCACCACAACCACCCTTACCCCTGAGTTTGGCATTACCAGCAGCAGCTGCTGCTATTGCAGCTGGCATTCCCAATCTTTATCATCGTGTACCAATGATACCACGTCCTGATGGTCAGGATCAGGATATACCCGAGAATTTAAGTAAAGTGATACAGAATTCATCAGTAACGACTGCAACAACAGCATCACCATCATCGCCAATTCATTCTCCAAGGCCACCTACACCATTGGCAAACAACACCACTCCCACCCAAATCCAATCATTCCTGCCCGACCGGGACGACATTATAAAGCGAGAACACAGGGCATCGCCAGTTATCGAACCACGACCGCCCAGTCAGGGCAACGAACCCTTAACAATAAGCCTTAAGAAAGAACCAGAAGAACTGGAGGAAACGATCGAAGAAGAGACAGAGGAATTCGAGCCGTCCTCCCCCAGATCCCGATACCTTGATCAACCTCATCTCATGACATCCCCTCAACCGACTCCCGACAGAATTATCCACACCCAACAAAATTACGAAGATTGCAGTATGGACAGTAGTAAAGCCAGTGGTAGATTAGAAGGTGAAGATGAAGAGGCTGATGAAGAAATGGAAGAGCAGCCTGAGAACCTCTCTGGTAGAGGATCAAGTAGACTAGGCCCACAGGTGGGTAACTACCATCCTTCTGGTGCTTCGCCGGCCAGCAGTACAGCCAGTAGTGGTAGCCTTCAAACCTCCTTCGCAGGTCTCCTATTTCCACAAGTAACATCAGGCCCACCGATTCAAACAATGCCACCACACCTAGCCTCCGCTCCCCACCACCCTCCAGGGGTCAACGTCAGTGAAAGTATGATTGTCGATCCAGCAAGAGATCCAGCTATCTATTCCAGCCTCCTCCCGCGACCTGGTAGTAACGATAATTCCTGGGAGAGCTTGATTGAGATAACAAAAACATCCGAGACATCAAAACTCCAACAACTTGTCGATAATATTGAGCACAAGCTGACTGATCCAAATCAGTGTGTCATATGCCATCGAGTTCTCTCTTGCAAAAGTGCATTGCAAATGCATTACAGAACGCACACGGGTGAACGTCCCTTCAAATGCAAAATATGTGGTAGAGCATTTACAACCAAAGGTAATCTCAAAACCCATATGGGTGTTCACCGTGCAAAACCACCTCTTCGTGTACTCCACCAGTGTCCAGTATGTCATAAGAAGTTTACAAATGCCCTTGTACTTCAACAACACATACGTCTCCACACGGGTGAGCCAACAGATCTCAGTCCCGAGCAAATTCAAGCAGCTGaagttaatgaatttccaCCGGGCTATCCACCCCATCCCCTGGCGTCATTCCTACCCGGTGGATTTCCAAGTCTTCATCCACCCCATGGAGCCTTTCCCATGGGTTTTCCACCGTCCCGTCATCCAGGAATGGAGCGACATCATCACGACAACGAAATAGATGTCAAAGATCTCAGACCACAAATGccaaatattcaaatgaatcAGCAAAGGTACATGGACGAGTCGGAGGATATGGACGATCAAGAGGAGCCAGACGATGACGAAAGGAGAGAACAAGAAGATATGTGTGGTGATGAATCTCGTGAACGACAAATTGAGACTGGTGACATAGAGGAGGACAATgagactgaaaaaaatgagactaAAGAATCATCAATACCAAATTTTTCCACATCTCTAGCGGCACTTGAGAATCAAGTGAGAACTATAACGACAATGGCGTCTGTTGATCCAACATCACCCCTAGACAGATATAATTCCAGTGAAAAGAGCAATAGTCCACCGAGTTCTGTGGCGGGTACACCATTAGATCTTACACCACGTGCCTCGTCAACTCCTGGCTCTGTTGTCTCCACATcaacaccaccaccaccgccaccaccaccaccaccatcaaCAACCCTCCAACATCATCCTCATCCCTTTGGAATGTTTGCTGGTCTACTGCAAGCAGtatcatcatcaccatcatCAGTAAGCAGTATTCAGACATCTGGTGGGCCCATTAATAGCATCGCTTCTATGAATAATCCAGGAAATGGGGGAAATGGTGGTGCCCTGGCATCGCTAACAACATCCGCTGTACTAGCTGCATCATCAACCTACAATCCGCTTGGTCTCGCTGTTGGAGGCCCAGCAG TACGTGGCAACACAACGTGTAATATCTGCTACAAAACATTTGCGTGTAACTCCGCACTGGAGATACACTATCGGAGTCACACGAAGGAGCGGCCGTTCAAATGCACCATTTGTGACCGTGGCTTCTCAACAAAG AATGACGATAATGTGAGAACGTGTAAATGCGTGGATCAGCATAGAGCGTCCGTCCCAAATGCTAAATCAAGAAGTCGAAGAAATGAGGAGAGGAACCGGGGGCGGACGGGCAACGGAGGGGGGCGGGTTGCTCTGACATCTACGTCCAACGTTCACCTGCCCCCGCGGATGCCAGCCGCCCTCGGACTTCTAACCTCCAATCATCTTCTCCTG GGAAATATGAAGCAGCATATGCTGACTCACAAGATAAGGGATATGCCACCACACCTGTTTGGTGACTCCAAGACACCACAGGGTGGTCAACAACCACAAACACCCCAGCACAATCAGGATCAAGAGAATTCTCAGAGTTCAGTATGTACGGATGAATCAAGTCTaccgccaccaccaccaccaccaccaccacctctaCCACCTCCACCATCGCCAATGCCACCAATCAACGAGTCACCTATGCCAGTGAAGCGATCACCAACAGAGGGTGATCTTCCCGCACCAAAGAGGCCGA GCATGTCCAGTAAGCACTTGTGCCAGGTTTGCAATAAGAATTTCTCGTCATCCTCGGCGCTCCAGATCCATATGAGAACGCATACGGGCGACAAGCCTTTCCGATGCACCGTCTGCCAGAAGGCCTTCACCACCAAGGGCAATCTCAAG GTGCACATGGGTACGCACATGTGGACCAACGGTGCATCACGAAGGGGGAGAAGGATGTCACTGGACTTACCCCCACTACCAATCACACCCAAGGACTCGGAGTTTCTTCAACGACGACCGGATCTATTCTACCCATATCTACCCGGGCCATTCCTTAATGGGGTACAGCAGAAAGTACGTAGCCGGCATGATCATGTTATTG CTGAACGAGATATCAGTGATACAAAGTAA
- the Salm gene encoding homeotic protein spalt-major isoform X6, whose amino-acid sequence MSRRKQARPSRANLEEEGGARNNPLECSEETTQDENETGSESEEVPRVPIEDPVDLTSNRSHQEDDDDREELPMEEDEEELPVDEAFEQEEDEEGTRKQMRNRQDAENNNSFIEGGTSGGAFAPAAGCTSHVTLEALQNTKVAVAQFAATALSSGADPEAALQDLALLQSTLYTLQHQQVFQLQLISQLQQQLSITHGPGASGQQLLADGDSKESTTETPSPTIHPKPLANLTSPPTSHPPSHHSHHMTTSTVSVTTSTSPVTVTSGFTQERPGSSSVSPIGITLPSTNISTTSSTTPTTTVDTSCTTNSTSTTTTLSHHIPPSLCSISSSLASTIITNNDPLPLNEPNTLEMLQKRAQEVLDNASQGLLANNLADELAFRSGKGSRLSPYDSKSSGGRGEPFFKHRCRYCGKVFGSDSALQIHIRSHTGERPFKCNVCGSRFTTKGNLKVHFQRHTAKFPHVKMNPNPVPEHLDKYHPPLLQQLAASGQRPLPSPPPPPSGPTGPPTSASNLPHHAPYHPSTGHGFIPPQPPLPLSLALPAAAAAIAAGIPNLYHRVPMIPRPDGQDQDIPENLSKVIQNSSVTTATTASPSSPIHSPRPPTPLANNTTPTQIQSFLPDRDDIIKREHRASPVIEPRPPSQGNEPLTISLKKEPEELEETIEEETEEFEPSSPRSRYLDQPHLMTSPQPTPDRIIHTQQNYEDCSMDSSKASGRLEGEDEEADEEMEEQPENLSGRGSSRLGPQVGNYHPSGASPASSTASSGSLQTSFAGLLFPQVTSGPPIQTMPPHLASAPHHPPGVNVSESMIVDPARDPAIYSSLLPRPGSNDNSWESLIEITKTSETSKLQQLVDNIEHKLTDPNQCVICHRVLSCKSALQMHYRTHTGERPFKCKICGRAFTTKGNLKTHMGVHRAKPPLRVLHQCPVCHKKFTNALVLQQHIRLHTGEPTDLSPEQIQAAEVNEFPPGYPPHPLASFLPGGFPSLHPPHGAFPMGFPPSRHPGMERHHHDNEIDVKDLRPQMPNIQMNQQRYMDESEDMDDQEEPDDDERREQEDMCGDESRERQIETGDIEEDNETEKNETKESSIPNFSTSLAALENQVRTITTMASVDPTSPLDRYNSSEKSNSPPSSVAGTPLDLTPRASSTPGSVVSTSTPPPPPPPPPPSTTLQHHPHPFGMFAGLLQAVSSSPSSVSSIQTSGGPINSIASMNNPGNGGNGGALASLTTSAVLAASSTYNPLGLAVGGPAVRGNTTCNICYKTFACNSALEIHYRSHTKERPFKCTICDRGFSTKNDDNVRTCKCVDQHRASVPNAKSRSRRNEERNRGRTGNGGGRVALTSTSNVHLPPRMPAALGLLTSNHLLLGNMKQHMLTHKIRDMPPHLFGDSKTPQGGQQPQTPQHNQDQENSQSSVCTDESSLPPPPPPPPPPLPPPPSPMPPINESPMPVKRSPTEGDLPAPKRPSMSSKHLCQVCNKNFSSSSALQIHMRTHTGDKPFRCTVCQKAFTTKGNLKVHMGTHMWTNGASRRGRRMSLDLPPLPITPKDSEFLQRRPDLFYPYLPGPFLNGVQQKVIIPQLNLTARPALLTAERDISDTK is encoded by the exons AAGACGAGAATGAAACGGGTTCAGAGAGCGAAGAGGTACCCCGTGTACCGATCGAAGATCCCGTAGACCTGACATCAAATCGTTCCCACCAAGAAGACGATGATGATCGTGAGGAACTACCAATGGAGGAAGACGAGGAGGAGCTGCCAGTTGACGAGGCGTTTGAACAAGAGGAGGACGAAGAGGGCACCCGTAAACAAATGAGAAATCGTCAGGATGCTGAGAATAACAATAGTTTCATCGAGGGTGGTACATCGGGTGGTGCATTTGCCCCAGCCGCAGGATGTACAAGTCACGTTACCCTCGAGGCCCTACAAAATACTAAAGTAGCTGTAGCTCAATTTGCTGCAACAGCATTATCCAGTGGAGCTGATCCCGAAGCAGCACTCCAGGATCTAGCACTCCTCCAAAGTACATTATATACATTACAGCATCAGCAGGTATTTCAGTTGCAATTAATAAGCCAGCTGCAACAGCAATTATCGATAACCCATGGTCCAGGTGCCAGTGGACAACAATTGCTGGCCGATGGTGACAGTAAAGAATCAACAACGGAAACTCCATCACCAACAATTCACCCAAAGCCACTGGCAAATTTAACATCCCCACCCACGTCACATCCCCCAAGTCATCATTCTCATCACATGACGACATCAACAGTATCAGTAACAACGTCTACATCACCAGTGACAGTGACCTCGGGTTTTACCCAAGAACGGCCAGGCTCAAGTAGCGTATCACCTATCGGTATAACCCTACCATCAACCAATATATCAACAACATCGTCAACTACACCAACAACTACAGTAGATACCTCATGTACGACAAATTCAACGAGTACAACAACGACACTTTCCCATCACATACCACCATCGTTGTGCTCAATAAGTTCATCCCTAGCATCAACAATAATAACGAATAATGATCCACTACCACTCAATGAACCAAATACCCTCGAGATGCTTCAAAAACGTGCACAAGAAGTACTGGATAATGCAAGCCAGGGTTTACTCGCCAATAATCTTGCTGATGAATTAGCATTCAGAAGTGGTAAAGGATCACGTTTATCACCGTACGATTCAAAATCATCGGGTGGACGTGGTGAGCCATTCTTCAAGCATCGTTGTCGCTACTGTGGCAAAGTATTTGGCAGTGATTCCGCTCTCCAGATACATATACGATCCCATACAGGTGAGCGTCCATTTAAATGCAACGTATGTGGAAGCCGTTTCACCACCAAGGGCAATTTAAAGGTTCACTTTCAGCGTCACACTGCCAAATTTCCACACGTTAAAATGAATCCCAATCCTGTGCCTGAACACCTCGACAAGTATCATCCACCACTGCTCCAACAGTTGGCGGCCTCTGGCCAAAGACCCTTACCATCGCCACCACCGCCACCATCAGGACCAACAGGTCCACCAACATCGGCCAGTAACCTACCACATCATGCCCCATATCATCCCTCAACAGGGCATGGTTTTATTCCACCACAACCACCCTTACCCCTGAGTTTGGCATTACCAGCAGCAGCTGCTGCTATTGCAGCTGGCATTCCCAATCTTTATCATCGTGTACCAATGATACCACGTCCTGATGGTCAGGATCAGGATATACCCGAGAATTTAAGTAAAGTGATACAGAATTCATCAGTAACGACTGCAACAACAGCATCACCATCATCGCCAATTCATTCTCCAAGGCCACCTACACCATTGGCAAACAACACCACTCCCACCCAAATCCAATCATTCCTGCCCGACCGGGACGACATTATAAAGCGAGAACACAGGGCATCGCCAGTTATCGAACCACGACCGCCCAGTCAGGGCAACGAACCCTTAACAATAAGCCTTAAGAAAGAACCAGAAGAACTGGAGGAAACGATCGAAGAAGAGACAGAGGAATTCGAGCCGTCCTCCCCCAGATCCCGATACCTTGATCAACCTCATCTCATGACATCCCCTCAACCGACTCCCGACAGAATTATCCACACCCAACAAAATTACGAAGATTGCAGTATGGACAGTAGTAAAGCCAGTGGTAGATTAGAAGGTGAAGATGAAGAGGCTGATGAAGAAATGGAAGAGCAGCCTGAGAACCTCTCTGGTAGAGGATCAAGTAGACTAGGCCCACAGGTGGGTAACTACCATCCTTCTGGTGCTTCGCCGGCCAGCAGTACAGCCAGTAGTGGTAGCCTTCAAACCTCCTTCGCAGGTCTCCTATTTCCACAAGTAACATCAGGCCCACCGATTCAAACAATGCCACCACACCTAGCCTCCGCTCCCCACCACCCTCCAGGGGTCAACGTCAGTGAAAGTATGATTGTCGATCCAGCAAGAGATCCAGCTATCTATTCCAGCCTCCTCCCGCGACCTGGTAGTAACGATAATTCCTGGGAGAGCTTGATTGAGATAACAAAAACATCCGAGACATCAAAACTCCAACAACTTGTCGATAATATTGAGCACAAGCTGACTGATCCAAATCAGTGTGTCATATGCCATCGAGTTCTCTCTTGCAAAAGTGCATTGCAAATGCATTACAGAACGCACACGGGTGAACGTCCCTTCAAATGCAAAATATGTGGTAGAGCATTTACAACCAAAGGTAATCTCAAAACCCATATGGGTGTTCACCGTGCAAAACCACCTCTTCGTGTACTCCACCAGTGTCCAGTATGTCATAAGAAGTTTACAAATGCCCTTGTACTTCAACAACACATACGTCTCCACACGGGTGAGCCAACAGATCTCAGTCCCGAGCAAATTCAAGCAGCTGaagttaatgaatttccaCCGGGCTATCCACCCCATCCCCTGGCGTCATTCCTACCCGGTGGATTTCCAAGTCTTCATCCACCCCATGGAGCCTTTCCCATGGGTTTTCCACCGTCCCGTCATCCAGGAATGGAGCGACATCATCACGACAACGAAATAGATGTCAAAGATCTCAGACCACAAATGccaaatattcaaatgaatcAGCAAAGGTACATGGACGAGTCGGAGGATATGGACGATCAAGAGGAGCCAGACGATGACGAAAGGAGAGAACAAGAAGATATGTGTGGTGATGAATCTCGTGAACGACAAATTGAGACTGGTGACATAGAGGAGGACAATgagactgaaaaaaatgagactaAAGAATCATCAATACCAAATTTTTCCACATCTCTAGCGGCACTTGAGAATCAAGTGAGAACTATAACGACAATGGCGTCTGTTGATCCAACATCACCCCTAGACAGATATAATTCCAGTGAAAAGAGCAATAGTCCACCGAGTTCTGTGGCGGGTACACCATTAGATCTTACACCACGTGCCTCGTCAACTCCTGGCTCTGTTGTCTCCACATcaacaccaccaccaccgccaccaccaccaccaccatcaaCAACCCTCCAACATCATCCTCATCCCTTTGGAATGTTTGCTGGTCTACTGCAAGCAGtatcatcatcaccatcatCAGTAAGCAGTATTCAGACATCTGGTGGGCCCATTAATAGCATCGCTTCTATGAATAATCCAGGAAATGGGGGAAATGGTGGTGCCCTGGCATCGCTAACAACATCCGCTGTACTAGCTGCATCATCAACCTACAATCCGCTTGGTCTCGCTGTTGGAGGCCCAGCAG TACGTGGCAACACAACGTGTAATATCTGCTACAAAACATTTGCGTGTAACTCCGCACTGGAGATACACTATCGGAGTCACACGAAGGAGCGGCCGTTCAAATGCACCATTTGTGACCGTGGCTTCTCAACAAAG AATGACGATAATGTGAGAACGTGTAAATGCGTGGATCAGCATAGAGCGTCCGTCCCAAATGCTAAATCAAGAAGTCGAAGAAATGAGGAGAGGAACCGGGGGCGGACGGGCAACGGAGGGGGGCGGGTTGCTCTGACATCTACGTCCAACGTTCACCTGCCCCCGCGGATGCCAGCCGCCCTCGGACTTCTAACCTCCAATCATCTTCTCCTG GGAAATATGAAGCAGCATATGCTGACTCACAAGATAAGGGATATGCCACCACACCTGTTTGGTGACTCCAAGACACCACAGGGTGGTCAACAACCACAAACACCCCAGCACAATCAGGATCAAGAGAATTCTCAGAGTTCAGTATGTACGGATGAATCAAGTCTaccgccaccaccaccaccaccaccaccacctctaCCACCTCCACCATCGCCAATGCCACCAATCAACGAGTCACCTATGCCAGTGAAGCGATCACCAACAGAGGGTGATCTTCCCGCACCAAAGAGGCCGA GCATGTCCAGTAAGCACTTGTGCCAGGTTTGCAATAAGAATTTCTCGTCATCCTCGGCGCTCCAGATCCATATGAGAACGCATACGGGCGACAAGCCTTTCCGATGCACCGTCTGCCAGAAGGCCTTCACCACCAAGGGCAATCTCAAG GTGCACATGGGTACGCACATGTGGACCAACGGTGCATCACGAAGGGGGAGAAGGATGTCACTGGACTTACCCCCACTACCAATCACACCCAAGGACTCGGAGTTTCTTCAACGACGACCGGATCTATTCTACCCATATCTACCCGGGCCATTCCTTAATGGGGTACAGCAGAAA GTGATTATACCGCAATTAAACCTAACCGCCCGGCCTGCATTACTTACAGCTGAACGAGATATCAGTGATACAAAGTAA